In a single window of the Coffea eugenioides isolate CCC68of chromosome 3, Ceug_1.0, whole genome shotgun sequence genome:
- the LOC113764677 gene encoding protein transport protein SEC23-like: protein MATEMAQMDPEGIDGVRMTWNVWPRTKVELSKCVIPLAASISPIRSHPDVLTLPYPPLKCKTCTAVLNPFCRVDFQGLVWICPFCFSRNHFPQHYNAISETNMPAELYPQFTTIQYTLPTLQPIHHHQNPNQNPNFFEPNSAVYLFVLDTCVLEEELEFAKSALKRAIGMLPDNALVGFISFGTQVQVHELGFSELSKVYVFRGSKDLTKDQVLEQLGLGVIGAARRPMPGIQRVGGSPVGMPNPGFSRFLLPASECEYTLNSLLDELGTDRWLVPPGSRSLRCTGVALSVAAGLLGVCAAGQSARIVALVGGPCTEGPGVIVSKDLSDPVRSHKDLDKDAAPFFKKAVHFYEELAKQLVSEGHVLDVFASALDQVGVAEMKVAIEKTGGLVVLAESFGHSVFKDSFKRLFEGGEQSLGLSYNGTLEINCSKDIKIQGVIGPCTSLEKKGPSVASTVVGEGNTTSWKLCGLDRNTCLTVFFDISSSEKSDPSGSNPQLFLQFLTSYRSPEGQSLLRVTTVTKRWADSALGTEELVQGFDQETAAVIVARFASYKMENEDGFDATRWLDRNLIRLCAKFGDYRKDDPSSFTLNPSFSLFPQFMFNLRRSQFVQVFNNSPDETACFRMLLNRESISNSVVMIQPSLMAYSFHSLPTPALLDVASIAADRILLLDTYFSVVIFHGMTIAQWRNMGYQNQPEHQVFAQFLQAPQEDAQTIIRDRFPTPRLVVCDQHGSQARFLLAKLNPSATYNNAHEMAAGTDIIFTDDVSLQVFFEHLQRLAVQSS, encoded by the exons ATGGCGACGGAGATGGCTCAGATGGATCCAGAAGGAATCGACGGAGTTCGGATGACGTGGAACGTCTGGCCACGGACCAAAGTCGAATTGAGCAAGTGCGTGATCCCACTCGCCGCCTCGATCTCTCCGATCCGATCTCATCCCGACGTCCTCACCCTCCCATACCCGCCGCTCAAGTGTAAAACCTGCACCGCCGTCCTCAACCCATTTTGCCGCGTCGATTTCCAAGGTCTAGTTTGGATCTGCCCGTTTTGTTTCTCGCGGAATCATTTTCCCCAGCATTACAACGCAATTTCGGAGACGAATATGCCCGCCGAGCTCTACCCCCAATTCACCACCATTCAGTATACCCTCCCCACCCTGCAGCCGATTCATCACcatcaaaaccctaatcaaaaccctaactttttcGAGCCGAATTCGGCTGTTTATTTGTTCGTTTTGGATACTTGTGTCCTCGAGGAGGAATTGGAGTTTGCGAAATCGGCATTGAAAAGGGCTATTGGGATGTTGCCTGATAATGCTTTGGTTGGGTTTATATCGTTTGGGACGCAGGTGCAGGTTCACGAGCTGGGGTTTTCGGAATTGTCAAAGGTGTATGTTTTTAGAGGGTCTAAGGATTTGACGAAAGATCAGGTTTTGGAGCAGTTGGGACTTGGTGTTATTGGGGCAGCACGACGCCCAATGCCTGGAATTCAGAGAGTTGGAGGTAGCCCTGTAGGAATGCCGAATCCCGGTTTTTCTAGATTCCTGTTGCCTGCTTCTGAGTGCGAATATACGCTCAATTCG CTATTGGATGAGTTGGGGACGGATCGATGGCTGGTGCCACCTGGGAGCAGGTCGTTACGGTGTACAGGAGTTGCATTGAGTGTTGCAGCTGGTTTGCTTGGAGTTTGCGCAGCTGGTCAAAGCGCAAGAATTGTTGCTTTAGTTGGTGGACCATGTACTGAAGGGCCAGGAGTG ATTGTTTCCAAGGATCTATCAGATCCAGTTCGTTCACATAAGGATTTAGACAAGGATGCTGcaccatttttcaaaaaagctgTTCATTTCTATGAAGAGCTAGCTAAGCAGCTTGTCAGTGAGGGTCATGTCTTGGATGTTTTTGCATCTGCTCTTGATCAG GTTGGGGTTGCTGAGATGAAGGTTGCCATTGAAAAAACTGGTGGACTTGTTGTTTTAGCTGAAAGTTTTGGTCATTCAGTATTTAAAGACTCTTTCAAACGACTTTTTGAAGGTGGAGAACAGTCTCTTGGTCTTTCCTATAA TGGCACACTCGAGATAAACTGTTCAAAGGACATCAAAATCCAAGGTGTCATTGGACCTTGCACATCTTTGGAGAAG AAAGGGCCTTCTGTTGCCAGTACGGTTGTTGGAGAAGGGAACACTACATCTTGGAAGTTGTGTGGCCTTGATAGGAATACTTGCTTGACTGTTTTCTTTGATATATCGTCAAGTGAAAAATCAGATCCATCAGGATCAAATCCTCAATTATTCCTACAGTTCCTTACAAG CTACCGGAGCCCTGAAGGCCAATCGCTGTTGAGAGTTACAACTGTTACCAAAAGATGGGCGGATAGTGCTCTTGGCACAGAG GAGTTGGTCCAAGGGTTTGACCAAGAAACTGCTGCTGTCATAGTGGCCAGATTTGCATCTTATAAAATGGAGAATGAG GATGGTTTTGATGCCACACGGTGGTTGGATCGGAATCTGATTCGTCTTTGTGCCAAATTCGGTGACTACCGGAAGGATGACCCGTCCTCATTTACATTAAATCCCTCTTTTTCATTGTTTCCTCAATTCATGTTTAATCTGCGGCGTTCACAATTTGTGCAG GTATTTAATAACAGTCCAGATGAGACAGCATGCTTCCGCATGTTGCTCAACCGGGAGAGCATAAGCAACTCCGTTGTTATGATTCAACCATCACTGATGGCATATTCTTTCCATTCATTGCCCACACCTGCTTTGTTGGATGTGGCATCAATTGCAGCTGATCGTATTCTGTTGTTAGATACATACTTCAGTGTTGTAATTTTCCATGGGATGACGATAGCTCAGTGGAGAAACATGGGCTACCAGAATCAACCAGAACACCAG GTATTTGCACAATTCTTGCAAGCTCCTCAAGAAGATGCCCAGACAATTATTCGTGATCGGTTCCCCACACCCAGATTGGTGGTTTGCGATCAGCATGGGTCACAG GCAAGATTCCTACTGGCAAAGTTGAACCCGTCAGCTACGTACAATAATGCGCATGAGATGGCAGCTGGAACAGACATAATCTTCACCGATGATGTGAGTCTTCAAGTGTTTTTTGAGCATCTTCAGCGGCTGGCAGTGCAATCTTCTTGA